In Halogeometricum sp. S1BR25-6, a single genomic region encodes these proteins:
- a CDS encoding carbon-nitrogen hydrolase family protein yields the protein MTSPTVAVPQLSVADLRPKRNLEAIRDRTAAVAADADVVLFPEYALTGFVADDRLRDVALERADATERLAAVAAESGVDVLAGYAERDGGTLYNAAAYVRPDGTSRVYRKRHLWGGEREMLEPGEERVVVDTPAGRTGLLTCYDLNFVGESAAMTDARVDALFVVGAWPAAHSENWRLLCRARALDGVRWVVGAGRTGRRDAPGARPTEYAGRSLVVRPDGSVAAALNRGERDLLWALDPEEVADQRSFVGSVD from the coding sequence GTGACCTCTCCAACCGTCGCCGTCCCGCAACTGTCCGTCGCGGACCTGCGGCCGAAGCGGAATCTCGAAGCGATTCGCGACCGCACGGCGGCCGTCGCCGCCGACGCGGACGTCGTCCTCTTCCCCGAGTACGCGCTGACCGGGTTCGTCGCCGACGACAGACTCCGCGACGTCGCTCTCGAACGCGCGGACGCGACGGAGCGACTCGCCGCCGTCGCCGCCGAGAGCGGTGTGGACGTGCTGGCGGGGTACGCCGAACGCGACGGCGGGACGCTGTACAACGCCGCCGCGTACGTCCGTCCCGACGGAACGAGTCGCGTCTACCGCAAGCGGCACCTGTGGGGCGGAGAGCGGGAAATGCTGGAACCGGGAGAGGAGCGCGTCGTCGTCGACACTCCCGCCGGACGGACGGGCCTTCTGACCTGCTACGACCTGAACTTCGTCGGCGAAAGCGCCGCGATGACCGACGCGCGGGTCGACGCCCTGTTCGTCGTCGGCGCGTGGCCCGCGGCCCACTCGGAGAACTGGCGACTGCTCTGCCGCGCCCGCGCCCTCGACGGGGTCCGCTGGGTGGTCGGCGCGGGTCGAACCGGCCGGCGCGACGCGCCGGGAGCGCGGCCGACCGAGTACGCGGGGCGGTCGCTCGTCGTTCGACCGGACGGCAGCGTCGCGGCGGCGCTGAACCGGGGCGAACGCGACCTGCTGTGGGCGCTCGACCCCGAAGAGGTGGCCGACCAGCGGTCGTTCGTCGGGTCGGTCGACTGA
- a CDS encoding magnesium transporter: MTEETADVQQAIAASPTPAAEFADLSRRRQVEVFFSLPQTVQKSLLADMDVAQVRRFVRRLDPDEGADVLGLADEETRAEVLRRLDQDRREALSYLLEFDPETAAGLMHLDYVTVDVERSLADAARRVERFEARNDAVPTVFVVDDEEFVGELPGQALALADDESERLRDHVEETPVVTYDTPDTEVVDVFRRAPERSVAVLDDDGTILGVIYAGDLLRVVEEEASETLYEFTGVQEEESILDGPLAKVKYRYKWLIINLGTAFLAAGAVGVFEDTIAAFTLLAVYMPVVAGMGGNAGTQSMAVTVRGIALGQISLSTGSRAVSNEVVAGAANGFITGVLVAVIATVFNQSPLLGLVLGVSMVLNLVIAGFFGTAIPLVLDRIGKDPATSATIFITTATDVLGFFIFLGLARSVL, from the coding sequence ATGACCGAGGAGACGGCCGACGTCCAGCAGGCCATTGCCGCGTCGCCAACGCCGGCCGCGGAGTTCGCGGACCTCTCGCGGCGCAGGCAGGTGGAAGTGTTCTTCTCGCTCCCGCAGACGGTCCAGAAGTCGCTTCTCGCCGACATGGACGTCGCACAGGTGCGTCGGTTCGTGCGCCGACTCGACCCCGACGAGGGGGCGGACGTCCTCGGACTCGCCGACGAAGAGACGCGGGCGGAGGTGCTCCGGCGACTCGACCAAGACCGTAGGGAGGCGCTGTCGTACCTCCTGGAGTTCGACCCGGAGACGGCCGCGGGCCTGATGCACCTCGACTACGTCACCGTCGACGTCGAACGGAGCCTCGCCGACGCCGCGCGCCGCGTCGAGCGGTTCGAGGCGCGCAACGACGCCGTCCCGACCGTCTTCGTCGTCGACGACGAGGAGTTCGTGGGCGAACTCCCGGGGCAGGCGCTGGCGCTGGCCGACGACGAGTCCGAGCGTCTCCGAGACCACGTCGAAGAGACGCCCGTGGTGACCTACGACACGCCCGACACCGAGGTGGTCGATGTCTTCCGACGCGCCCCCGAACGCTCCGTCGCCGTGTTGGACGACGACGGAACCATCCTCGGCGTCATCTACGCCGGCGACCTCCTGCGCGTCGTCGAGGAGGAGGCGAGCGAGACGCTGTACGAGTTCACCGGCGTCCAAGAGGAAGAGAGCATCCTCGACGGTCCGCTCGCGAAGGTGAAATATCGGTACAAGTGGCTCATCATCAACCTCGGAACGGCGTTTCTCGCCGCCGGGGCCGTCGGCGTGTTCGAGGATACCATCGCCGCGTTCACCCTTCTGGCGGTGTACATGCCCGTCGTCGCCGGGATGGGTGGCAACGCCGGGACGCAGTCGATGGCCGTGACGGTGCGCGGCATCGCCCTCGGACAGATATCGCTGTCGACGGGGAGTCGCGCCGTCAGCAACGAAGTCGTCGCGGGGGCCGCCAACGGCTTCATCACGGGCGTCCTCGTCGCGGTCATCGCGACGGTGTTCAATCAGAGCCCGCTGTTGGGTCTCGTCCTCGGCGTCTCAATGGTGTTGAACCTCGTCATCGCCGGGTTCTTCGGGACGGCGATTCCGCTGGTCCTCGACCGAATCGGCAAGGACCCGGCGACGTCGGCGACCATCTTTATCACCACCGCGACGGACGTCCTCGGGTTCTTCATCTTCCTCGGACTGGCCCGGAGCGTCCTCTGA
- a CDS encoding HEAT repeat domain-containing protein, protein MSDGDDETPAETPDETEETPEGAHDETSEAESDETESEPDEEVEETEETEETEETESEEETESESDDGAEEGESESEEETEETESESDDGAEEAESESDDESEETELEHPTAEDLNERLDDAEGDLEAAETEDDLDAVEAKLDDIESDIEAADLPEPDEDADEEDDEEVEDPRAELEARLSDLREDLESQRGPYAEDVVDDVESAKTKITDTRWTERGQGEIVDVVESFAADVNEILDVSVSVDGEAEENLTVALDEAIDAVESAGLDPDDDEETIAELLEATDELEAGLEDAQEWDDLQTNEKLQAEGFFDVLGHYKDFPPELSAIQEWEQRGRADMIMLAKDNLQSEFMQAHCMDAFVRMGDPSVFDEMHQLAERRNKKAIRALGTMGSGADDAVETLTEYVDADSDPALQKVTFKALGEIGSPAATQAIADKLVMDNDNVRPYAARSLGLIGDTRAVKPLKDTLANDDSDTVRAAAAWALRQIGTKEALEATAEYSDERSFLVQHEADRANDSLGETDAPRA, encoded by the coding sequence ATGAGCGACGGGGACGACGAGACGCCGGCGGAGACGCCGGACGAGACGGAAGAGACGCCGGAGGGCGCGCACGATGAGACCTCCGAAGCCGAATCCGACGAGACGGAGTCGGAACCCGACGAAGAGGTCGAAGAGACCGAAGAGACCGAAGAGACCGAAGAGACGGAATCCGAAGAGGAGACCGAATCGGAGTCCGACGACGGGGCCGAAGAGGGCGAATCGGAATCCGAGGAGGAGACCGAAGAGACCGAGTCAGAGTCCGACGATGGGGCCGAAGAGGCCGAATCGGAATCCGACGACGAGTCCGAAGAAACGGAACTGGAGCACCCCACGGCCGAGGACCTGAACGAACGCCTCGACGACGCCGAGGGGGACCTCGAAGCGGCCGAGACCGAGGACGACCTCGACGCGGTCGAGGCAAAACTCGACGACATCGAATCGGACATCGAGGCCGCCGACCTCCCCGAACCGGACGAAGATGCGGACGAGGAGGACGACGAAGAGGTCGAAGACCCCCGCGCGGAACTCGAAGCCCGCCTCTCGGACCTCCGCGAGGACCTCGAATCCCAGCGCGGCCCGTACGCCGAGGACGTCGTCGACGACGTCGAGTCGGCGAAGACGAAGATTACCGACACCCGCTGGACCGAACGCGGACAGGGCGAAATCGTCGACGTCGTCGAGTCGTTCGCGGCCGACGTGAACGAAATTCTGGACGTCTCCGTCTCCGTCGACGGCGAGGCCGAGGAGAACCTGACCGTCGCGCTCGACGAGGCGATCGACGCCGTCGAGTCCGCCGGACTGGACCCCGACGACGACGAGGAGACCATCGCCGAACTCCTCGAAGCGACCGACGAGTTGGAGGCCGGCCTCGAAGACGCCCAGGAGTGGGACGACCTGCAGACGAACGAGAAACTCCAGGCCGAGGGCTTCTTCGACGTGCTCGGTCACTACAAGGACTTCCCGCCCGAACTTTCCGCGATTCAGGAGTGGGAACAGCGCGGCCGGGCGGACATGATCATGCTGGCGAAGGACAACCTCCAGTCGGAGTTCATGCAGGCGCACTGCATGGACGCGTTCGTCCGCATGGGCGACCCGTCGGTGTTCGACGAGATGCACCAACTCGCCGAACGCCGGAACAAGAAGGCCATCCGGGCGCTCGGCACGATGGGGTCGGGAGCCGACGACGCCGTCGAGACGCTGACGGAGTACGTCGACGCCGACTCCGACCCGGCGCTCCAGAAGGTGACGTTCAAAGCGCTCGGCGAAATCGGCTCGCCCGCCGCGACGCAGGCCATCGCGGACAAACTCGTGATGGACAACGACAACGTGCGGCCGTACGCCGCCCGGTCGCTCGGTCTCATCGGCGACACCCGCGCGGTGAAGCCGCTGAAGGACACGCTGGCGAACGACGACAGCGACACCGTCCGCGCCGCCGCGGCGTGGGCGCTCCGTCAGATCGGCACGAAGGAGGCGCTCGAAGCCACCGCCGAGTACTCCGACGAGCGCTCGTTCCTCGTCCAACACGAGGCCGACCGCGCGAACGACAGCCTCGGCGAGACCGACGCGCCGCGAGCGTAA
- a CDS encoding ABC transporter substrate-binding protein has product MRVVSLLPSATELLFRLGVEPVGVSHSCDYPPAARDLPTLTSTAVDHGDDRSAADIDRQTRDVEGSVYDVDENRLADLDPDAVVTQATCEVCAVDASEVRAAVDRLGLDATVVTLDPHSLADVLDDVTRVGGAVGVPDRAASLRADLAARVERVTERASAAETHPRTAVLDWTDPVIAGGHWVPELVDRAGGRPGLVTEGPSTPQRWADVRAFDPEVLFVAPCGFDAARAASAVDDLRAREGWADLSAVSAGEVYAVDGNGYVNRPGPRLADTLELFAACLRPERFDPPAPDAVRRVRPTSRA; this is encoded by the coding sequence GTGCGCGTCGTTTCGCTTCTCCCCTCGGCCACCGAACTCCTGTTTCGCCTCGGTGTCGAACCGGTCGGCGTCTCGCACAGTTGTGACTACCCGCCCGCGGCGCGCGACCTGCCGACGCTGACGAGTACCGCCGTCGACCACGGCGACGACCGCTCGGCCGCGGATATCGACCGGCAGACGCGGGACGTCGAGGGGAGCGTCTACGACGTCGACGAGAACCGCCTCGCCGACCTCGACCCCGACGCGGTCGTGACGCAGGCGACCTGCGAGGTGTGCGCCGTCGACGCCTCGGAGGTCCGCGCCGCCGTCGACCGCCTCGGACTCGACGCGACGGTGGTGACGCTGGACCCCCACTCGCTCGCGGACGTCCTCGACGACGTGACCCGCGTCGGCGGGGCCGTCGGCGTCCCCGACCGCGCCGCATCGCTCAGGGCCGACCTCGCGGCGCGCGTCGAACGCGTCACCGAACGAGCGTCCGCGGCGGAGACCCACCCCCGAACCGCCGTCCTCGACTGGACCGACCCCGTCATCGCCGGGGGCCACTGGGTGCCCGAACTGGTCGACCGCGCCGGCGGACGCCCCGGATTGGTGACCGAGGGGCCGTCGACGCCGCAGCGCTGGGCCGACGTCCGCGCGTTCGACCCAGAGGTCCTGTTCGTCGCGCCGTGCGGGTTCGACGCCGCCCGCGCGGCTTCGGCCGTCGACGACCTGCGCGCGCGGGAGGGCTGGGCGGACCTCTCGGCGGTCTCGGCGGGGGAGGTGTACGCCGTCGACGGCAACGGCTACGTGAACCGGCCGGGGCCGCGACTCGCCGACACACTGGAACTGTTCGCCGCGTGCCTCCGCCCCGAGCGGTTCGACCCGCCCGCGCCGGACGCCGTTCGCCGGGTCCGCCCGACGTCGCGCGCGTAG
- a CDS encoding OB-fold domain-containing protein codes for MSDESHENDEHVMEAYRYPDGSITYPGHPIGPGGEESVGTVDLSEYTAEIVTWTTSTATPPGVREPNSLAIVEFDVDGEPVRAIGQLTEADAADSAVEIGDEVRPVYCEELRDPEAGIREPESQEWDGFRFDPV; via the coding sequence ATGAGCGACGAGAGCCACGAGAACGACGAGCACGTGATGGAGGCGTACCGCTACCCCGACGGGAGCATCACCTATCCCGGCCACCCCATCGGTCCCGGCGGCGAGGAATCGGTCGGAACGGTCGACCTGAGCGAGTACACCGCCGAAATCGTCACGTGGACCACCTCGACGGCGACGCCGCCGGGCGTCCGCGAACCGAACTCCCTCGCCATCGTGGAGTTCGACGTCGACGGCGAACCGGTGCGCGCCATCGGACAACTCACCGAGGCGGACGCGGCCGACTCGGCGGTCGAAATCGGCGACGAGGTCCGACCGGTCTACTGCGAGGAACTCCGCGACCCCGAGGCCGGGATTCGAGAGCCAGAAAGTCAGGAGTGGGACGGGTTCCGCTTCGACCCGGTCTGA
- a CDS encoding DUF7547 family protein, with product MSEPRDPDDDLADLLADLDRTLDDLRAELDARERGGTAGRDGDRGDDRDGRDDRDDRPAGGRDRRDHQGGPTARQAERYGYRQRERDRREDGPRYDGDRPIPHPPSLGEMLRFTEEYTIPTVIAMLEATVRSLELLRNVLRLADPQRSAFDAGDRRRSTTERLATTTMGREALSGVDRAISDLRDALSGLPEEEESRGIVTDARDLMAEIEARIDEAERERERSKYGYRERDGDRTRSDRGRRTEGGGRGNSETIDVTDGDDEDEDEDEESPQVDVDAELASIRREIRGDDGSGAGDDESEREERGNEDGDE from the coding sequence ATGAGCGAGCCACGCGACCCCGACGACGACCTCGCGGACCTCCTCGCCGACCTCGATCGGACGCTCGACGACCTCCGAGCCGAACTCGACGCGAGGGAGCGAGGCGGGACCGCCGGACGCGACGGCGACCGAGGCGACGATCGGGACGGCCGGGACGACCGGGACGACCGACCCGCCGGGGGACGAGACCGACGCGACCACCAGGGGGGTCCGACCGCGCGGCAGGCGGAGCGCTACGGCTACCGCCAGCGGGAACGGGACCGACGCGAGGACGGCCCCCGCTACGACGGCGACCGGCCGATACCGCACCCCCCCTCGCTTGGCGAGATGCTCCGGTTCACCGAGGAGTACACCATCCCGACGGTCATCGCGATGCTCGAAGCCACGGTCCGCTCCCTGGAACTCCTCCGGAACGTCCTCCGCCTCGCCGACCCCCAGCGGTCGGCGTTCGACGCCGGCGACCGGCGGCGCTCGACGACGGAGCGACTCGCCACGACGACGATGGGACGCGAGGCGCTCTCCGGCGTCGACCGCGCGATATCGGACCTCCGGGACGCGCTGTCGGGCCTTCCCGAGGAGGAGGAGTCTCGGGGCATCGTCACGGACGCCCGCGACCTGATGGCCGAGATAGAGGCCCGCATCGACGAGGCCGAACGCGAACGGGAGCGCTCGAAGTACGGCTACCGCGAACGGGACGGAGACCGAACCCGAAGCGACCGCGGGCGGCGGACCGAAGGCGGCGGCCGAGGGAACTCCGAGACCATCGACGTAACCGACGGGGACGACGAGGACGAGGACGAGGACGAGGAATCCCCGCAGGTCGACGTCGATGCGGAGTTGGCGTCGATACGGAGAGAGATTCGCGGCGACGACGGTTCGGGGGCGGGCGACGACGAATCGGAGAGAGAAGAGAGGGGGAACGAGGACGGCGACGAGTAG
- the dpsA gene encoding DNA starvation/stationary phase protection protein DpsA — MSTQKNVRQPADVVEGSEALRMDADRAEQLVDALNTDLAATYVLYHQLKKHHWVVEGAEFLDLHVFLEEAYEHAEVFADELAERAQALGGVPVSGGKALEEHAPVSHEGQDVYDIRTSLRNDMEMYGDIIETLREHVELAENLGDPTTAHILRENMEHVEDDAHHIEHYLEDDTLVTEDAIHHE; from the coding sequence ATGAGTACTCAGAAGAACGTCCGCCAGCCCGCGGACGTCGTAGAAGGAAGCGAAGCGCTCCGGATGGACGCCGACCGCGCCGAGCAGCTCGTCGACGCGCTGAACACGGACCTCGCGGCGACGTACGTCCTGTACCACCAGCTGAAGAAGCACCACTGGGTCGTCGAGGGCGCGGAGTTCCTCGACCTCCACGTGTTCTTGGAGGAGGCGTACGAGCACGCGGAAGTGTTCGCCGACGAACTCGCAGAGCGCGCGCAGGCCCTCGGCGGCGTCCCCGTCTCGGGCGGCAAGGCGCTCGAAGAGCACGCGCCCGTCTCCCACGAGGGACAGGACGTCTACGACATCCGCACCTCGCTGCGCAACGACATGGAGATGTACGGCGACATCATCGAGACGCTCCGCGAGCACGTCGAACTCGCCGAGAACCTCGGCGACCCCACCACGGCGCACATCCTGCGCGAGAACATGGAGCACGTCGAGGACGACGCCCACCACATCGAGCACTACCTCGAAGACGACACGCTCGTCACCGAGGACGCCATCCACCACGAGTAA
- a CDS encoding NADH:flavin oxidoreductase/NADH oxidase, translating to MTESLFSPLTLRGTELPNRVMVSPMCQYSSEDGMPSDWHLVHLGSRAVGGAGVVMTEATAVSPEGRITPGDLGIWSDEHADALSDIAAFVRGQGSVPAIQLAHAGRKASKTVPWEDSQPIPTDDGGWETVAPGSEAYPYESKETAATREMTVEDIETVIDDFRAAAERALDAGFEIAEVHAAHGYLLHEFLSPVTNRRDDDYGGSFENRTRLVREVTAAVREVWPDDKPVFVRISATDWLPDRESWDVEQSARLAPLLADAGADLIDVSAGGIHPDQQVPEPGPGYQVPYAERVKENTDIAVGAVGGITEPEQADEIIRNDRADLAILAREHLRNPYFSLEAAHELDEDVEWPVQYRRGTFE from the coding sequence ATGACAGAGTCGCTGTTCAGTCCCCTCACCCTCCGAGGGACGGAACTCCCGAACCGCGTGATGGTCTCGCCGATGTGTCAGTACTCCTCCGAGGACGGGATGCCGAGCGACTGGCATCTGGTCCACCTCGGCAGTCGCGCCGTCGGCGGCGCCGGCGTCGTGATGACCGAGGCGACGGCCGTCTCCCCCGAGGGCCGAATCACGCCGGGCGACCTCGGCATCTGGTCGGACGAACACGCCGACGCCCTCTCCGACATCGCCGCGTTCGTCCGCGGGCAGGGGAGCGTCCCCGCCATCCAACTCGCCCACGCCGGTCGGAAAGCCAGCAAGACCGTCCCGTGGGAGGACTCTCAGCCCATCCCGACGGACGACGGCGGGTGGGAGACGGTCGCGCCGGGGTCCGAGGCGTACCCCTACGAGAGCAAGGAGACGGCCGCGACGCGGGAGATGACGGTTGAGGACATCGAGACGGTCATCGACGACTTCCGCGCGGCCGCCGAACGAGCGCTGGACGCCGGGTTCGAGATAGCCGAGGTGCACGCCGCCCACGGCTACCTCCTCCACGAGTTCCTCTCGCCGGTGACGAACCGCCGCGACGACGACTACGGCGGGTCCTTCGAGAACCGGACGCGCCTCGTCCGCGAGGTGACCGCGGCGGTGCGGGAGGTGTGGCCCGACGACAAGCCAGTCTTCGTCCGCATCTCCGCGACCGACTGGCTTCCGGACCGCGAGTCGTGGGACGTCGAGCAGTCGGCCCGTCTCGCCCCCCTCCTCGCGGACGCCGGCGCGGACCTCATCGACGTGAGCGCGGGCGGCATCCACCCCGACCAGCAGGTGCCCGAACCCGGTCCGGGTTACCAGGTGCCCTACGCCGAACGCGTCAAGGAGAACACCGACATCGCCGTCGGCGCCGTCGGAGGGATAACCGAACCCGAGCAGGCCGACGAGATAATCCGGAACGACCGGGCCGACCTCGCCATCCTCGCTCGCGAGCACCTCCGGAACCCGTACTTCTCCTTGGAGGCCGCCCACGAACTCGACGAGGACGTCGAGTGGCCGGTGCAGTACCGGCGCGGGACGTTCGAGTAG
- a CDS encoding thiolase C-terminal domain-containing protein, translating to MDSVAVIGASMTRFGQRDAWIRELLAEAGKACLDDAGVEPDAVDHLYVSNMASGEFEGQTGVPNALAQDLSAVPAYTARIDQTSSSGGAGIYAAWQSVASEASEMTLLVGGEKMTHRSTAEATDVIASLTHPVEYKHGVTLPSFAGLTARLYLDTYDAPRESLGKVAVKNHKNGVDNPHAQFRKEVDLETVLDSPVVADPLRLYDFCPITDGSAALLFCPESVAREYADEYVVISGIGGATDTHVVHERADPTTMGGVVNSSEQAYEMADIDPDDVDVAELHDMFTILEFLQSEDLGFFEKGEGWKAVEEGVTDRDGDLPINTSGGLKSKGHPLGASGVAQAYEIYAQLTGQAGDRQVEAETGLACNVGGFGNCVTTTIMEARR from the coding sequence ATGGACAGCGTAGCAGTCATCGGCGCGTCGATGACCCGGTTCGGGCAACGCGACGCGTGGATACGCGAGTTGCTCGCGGAGGCGGGGAAGGCCTGTCTCGACGACGCCGGCGTCGAACCCGACGCCGTCGACCACCTGTACGTCTCGAACATGGCCAGCGGCGAGTTCGAGGGACAGACCGGCGTTCCGAACGCGTTGGCGCAGGACCTCTCGGCGGTTCCCGCCTACACCGCCCGCATCGACCAGACCTCCTCGTCGGGCGGCGCGGGCATCTACGCCGCGTGGCAGTCGGTCGCCTCGGAGGCCTCCGAGATGACGCTCCTCGTCGGCGGCGAGAAGATGACCCACCGCTCCACCGCGGAGGCAACGGACGTCATCGCCTCGTTGACGCACCCCGTCGAGTACAAACACGGCGTCACGCTCCCCAGTTTCGCCGGTCTGACGGCGCGGCTCTACCTCGACACGTACGACGCGCCGCGGGAGTCGCTCGGCAAGGTCGCGGTCAAGAACCACAAGAACGGCGTCGACAACCCGCACGCCCAGTTCCGCAAGGAGGTGGATTTGGAGACCGTTCTCGATTCGCCCGTCGTCGCCGACCCCCTTCGACTCTACGACTTCTGCCCCATCACCGACGGCTCGGCGGCCCTGCTCTTCTGCCCCGAGTCCGTCGCCCGCGAGTACGCCGACGAGTACGTCGTCATCTCGGGCATCGGCGGTGCGACGGACACCCACGTCGTCCACGAACGCGCCGACCCGACGACGATGGGCGGCGTCGTCAACTCCTCCGAGCAGGCCTACGAGATGGCCGACATCGACCCCGACGACGTCGACGTCGCGGAGTTACACGACATGTTCACCATCCTCGAATTTCTCCAATCCGAAGACCTCGGCTTCTTCGAGAAGGGCGAAGGCTGGAAAGCGGTCGAGGAGGGCGTCACGGACCGCGACGGCGACCTGCCGATCAACACCTCGGGCGGTCTGAAGTCGAAGGGCCACCCCCTCGGCGCGTCGGGCGTCGCGCAGGCGTACGAGATTTACGCGCAGTTGACCGGGCAGGCGGGCGACAGACAGGTCGAGGCCGAGACGGGTCTGGCCTGCAACGTCGGTGGATTCGGGAACTGCGTGACCACGACGATTATGGAGGCGCGACGATGA